The Penaeus monodon isolate SGIC_2016 unplaced genomic scaffold, NSTDA_Pmon_1 PmonScaffold_245, whole genome shotgun sequence genome has a window encoding:
- the LOC119570322 gene encoding uncharacterized protein LOC119570322 — protein MIRTSITSKLENLPTGHSDRTMSMRLPLKNKQYATLFSVYALTLQAKPAQKDRFYLELRGHLQSIPADDKVILAISTPEHGVGNYNNNGRLLLELCTEQQLVITNTIFQQKDRLKTTWMHPRSKHWHLIDYVLVRQKDLKDVLHTRVMPSAECHTALQTQADLQSKLESVDCRKDPSPETLWDQLKTAILQTSEEVLGFTTKRNKDWFDENNQEIQELLTKKRSAHQAHLAQPSSTSSASFEIQNEWWTNHAEKTQLCADTGDYRGFYEALKAVYGPTHHVQSPLRSADGQALFTDKTSILSRWSEHFQALFSADHVVQDSAVLRIRQKPVIEELEELPSIEEISKAIEQLKCGKAAGVDGIPPEIWKDGGPTLHSKLHELLVCCWEQSKLPRNLHDAVIITLYKNKGEKSDCSNYRGITLLSIAGKVFARVLLNRLLPTIAEDHFPETQCGFRTNRGTTDMVFVLRQLQEKCREQNKGLYVTFVDLTKTFDTVSRKGLWMIMERLGCPPKFLSMVIQLHNDQHGQVRLNSDLSEPFPIVNGVKQGCVLAPTLFSIFFSMMLKQATEDLDDDEAVYIRYRLDGSLFNLRRLHAYTKTLEQLIRDLLFTDDAALVAHTERALQRLTSCFAEAVQLFGLEVSMKKTEVLHQPAPREENRPPHITIGETELKAVHQFTYLGCTITSDAKIDREVDNRLAKANSAFGRLYKRVWKQQTAEERYEDQCLQSHHSHHPAVRLRVMERFHQRCLRTILNIHWSDYVTNVEVLEQAEIISIEAMLLKSQLRWAGHVSRMEEHRLPKIALYGELSTGHRDRGAPKKR, from the exons ATGATCAGGACCTCCATCACCTCCAAACTGGAAAACCTGCCAACCGGCCACTCCGACCGCACCATGTCCATGCGCCTCCCTCTGAAGAACAAACAGTATGCCACGCTCTTCAGTGTGTACGCCCTGACTCTCCAAGCTAAACCTGCACAAAAAGACAGGTTCTACTTGGAGCTCCGCGGCCATCTCCAAAGCATCCCTGCAGACGACAAGGTAATCTTGGCGATTTCAACGCCAGA ACACGGCGTTggaaactacaacaacaatgggCGCTTGCTGTTGGAGCTTTGCACTGAGCAGCAACtggtcatcaccaacaccatcttcCAGCAAAAGGACAGATTGAAAACAACCTGGATGCACCCTCGGTCCAAACATTGGCACCTCATAGACTACGTCCTAGTGCGCCAAAAAGACCTCAAGGATGTCCTTCACACCAGAGTGATGCCCAGTGCAGAATGTCACACTGCGCTGCAAACTCAG GCAGACCTACAGTCCAAGCTTGAGAGCGTCGACTGCCGCAAAGACCCCTCACCTGAAACACTCTGGGATCAACTGAAGACTGCCATCCTGCAAACATCTGAAGAAGTACTTGGGTTTACCACCAAGAGGAACAAAGACTGGTTCGATGAGAACAACCAAGAGATCCAGGAACTGCTGACGAAAAAGAGGTCAGCCCATCAGGCCCACCTGGCTCAGCCGTCAT CAACCTCCAGCGCAAGCTTCGAGATACAGAATGAGTGGTGGACCAACCACGCAGAGAAAACTCAGCTTTGCGCAGACACTGGTGACTACAGAGGCTTCTATGAAGCCCTAAAGGCAGTATATGGTCCTACTCACCACGTCCAGAGTCCTTTGCGCAGTGCAGATGGCCAGGCGCTCTTCACAGACAAAACTTCCATCCTGAGCCGTTGGTCCGAGCACTTTCAGGCCCTCTTCAGCGCTGACCATGTCGTCCAGGACTCAGCAGTTCTCCGCATTCGTCAGAAGCCAGTCATAGAGGAATTGGAAGAACTACCATCTATAGAAGAAATTTCAAAAGCCATAGAGCAGCTGAAGTGTGGCAAGGCAGCAGGAGTTGATGGGATCCCACCAGAGATCTGGAAAGATGGGGGACCAACACTACACAGCAAGCTCCACGAACTCCTTGTCTGTTGTTGGGAGCAGAGCAAGCTTCCAAGAAACCTCCATGATGCAGTCATTATCACTTTGtacaagaacaaaggagaaaagtcgGACTGCTCAAACTACCGGGGGATAACATTGCTCTCTATCGCGGGAAAAGTCTTCGCCCGAGTGCTTCTGAACAGATTGCTACCCACCATCGCTGAAGACCACTTCCCAGAAACCCAATGTGGATTCAGGACCAACAGGGGCACCACAGACATGGTGTTCGTCCTCAGGCAGCTCCAAGAGAAATGCCGGGAGCAGAACAAAGGGCTGTACGTGACTTTTGTGGATCTGACCAAAACGTTTGACACTGTGAGCAGGAAGGGGCTATGGATGATCATGGAACGCCTTGGCTGCCCCCCAAAGTTCCTCAGCATGGTCATCCAATTGCACAATGATCAACACGGCCAAGTCAGGTTGAACAGCGACCTCTCTGAGCCCTTCCCCATCGTCAATGGCGTGAAACAGGGTTGTGTTCTGGCACCTACACTGTTCAGCATCTTCTTCAGCATGATGCTCAAGCAGGCCACTGAAGACCTTGACGATGACGAAGCTGTGTACATCCGCTACCGCCTTGATGGCAGTCTGTTCAACCTCAGGAGACTGCATGCCTACACAAAGACTCTTGAGCAGCTGATCCGTGACCTCCTCTTCACTGACGATGCTGCCCTCGTTGCCCACACCGAAAGAGCCTTGCAGCGCCTAACATCTTGCTTTGCAGAGGCTGTGCAGCTCTTCGGACTCGAGGTCAGTATGAAGAAGACAGAGGTCCTCCACCAGCCTGCACCCCGGGAAGAAAACCGCCCTCCTCACATCACTATTGGCGAGACTGAGCTGAAAGCAGTTCACCAGTTCACCTACCTGGGGTGTACCATCACATCAGATGCCAAGATCGACAGGGAAGTGGACAACAGATTAGCCAAGGCAAACAGCGCTTTCGGCAGACTCTACAAGAGAGTCTGGAAACAACAGACAGCTGAAGAAAGGTACGAAGATCAGTGTCTACAGAGCCATCATTCTCACCACCCTGCTGTACGGCTCCGAGTCATGG AGCGCTTCCACCAGCGCTGTCTCCGCACCATCCTCAACATCCACTGGAGTGACTACGTCACCAACGTTGAGGTTCTCGAACAGGCAGAGATCATCAGCATTGAGGCCATGCTGCTGAAGTCGCAGCTTCGCTGGGCAGGGCACGTCTCTAGAATGGAGGAACATCGCCTGCCCAAGATAGCCCTGTACGGCGAACTTTCCACAGGCCACCGTGACAGAGGTGCACCAAAGAAACGATAG